From the genome of Pseudomonas sp. gcc21, one region includes:
- a CDS encoding LysR family transcriptional regulator, whose translation MRRKIPPTQALICFESSARHESFTKAAEELALTQSAVCRQIANLEAFLDVQLFRRTRRGVKLTEAGQTYSRRVASRLDAVERDTLSVMGNQGTATLELALVPTFGTQWLLPRLGQFIQANPQVTVNFTNRTRPFLFADTEFDASIYFGDGDWSGTEAHFLMKEHPVPVCSPALLGDRAELSPNDLASMPLLQQSTRPYAWRQWFASQDMRVEHDLNGTRLELFSMLAQAAMLGMGVALIPPFLIRNELETRRLVIANPHSFESDKGYYLVIPERKAESATLLAFRDWVIAEAQAYGRAALGETVV comes from the coding sequence ATGCGCCGCAAGATTCCACCGACCCAGGCGTTGATTTGTTTCGAGTCCTCGGCCCGCCACGAAAGCTTCACCAAGGCCGCCGAAGAGCTCGCGCTTACGCAGAGCGCCGTGTGTCGTCAGATTGCCAACCTCGAAGCGTTTCTGGACGTACAACTGTTCCGTCGGACCCGGCGTGGCGTAAAACTAACCGAGGCCGGACAGACCTACAGCCGGCGCGTGGCCAGCCGCCTGGATGCAGTGGAACGTGACACCCTTTCGGTGATGGGCAATCAGGGCACGGCTACGCTGGAACTGGCGTTGGTACCCACCTTCGGCACCCAATGGTTACTGCCACGTCTTGGTCAGTTCATACAGGCAAACCCACAGGTGACGGTCAACTTCACCAACCGCACACGGCCTTTTCTGTTCGCTGATACCGAATTCGATGCCTCCATCTATTTCGGTGACGGTGACTGGTCAGGTACTGAAGCGCACTTTTTGATGAAGGAGCATCCGGTCCCTGTGTGCAGTCCGGCGTTGCTTGGCGATCGCGCCGAATTGAGCCCGAATGACCTGGCGAGCATGCCGTTGCTGCAACAAAGCACCCGCCCCTACGCCTGGCGGCAGTGGTTTGCCTCGCAGGACATGCGCGTCGAACACGACCTCAACGGCACCCGTCTGGAATTGTTCTCCATGCTCGCCCAAGCGGCCATGCTGGGCATGGGCGTCGCGCTGATACCGCCGTTCCTGATTCGCAACGAACTGGAAACCCGACGCCTGGTAATCGCCAACCCCCACAGTTTCGAAAGCGACAAGGGCTACTATCTGGTGATTCCAGAGCGCAAGGCCGAATCAGCGACCTTGCTGGCCTTTCGGGATTGGGTGATTGCTGAAGCGCAGGCGTATGGGCGAGCGGCGCTGGGTGAGACAGTCGTTTAG
- the metF gene encoding methylenetetrahydrofolate reductase [NAD(P)H], whose amino-acid sequence MSQLINGAPVSFEFFPTKTDAGHEKLIAAAHVMAAEKPEFFSVTYGAGGSTRDRTVNTVLQLDQEVKIPTAPHLSCVGDSKEDLRSLLNQYREAGIKRIVALRGDLPSGMGRASGELRYANELVEFIRQETGNHFTIEVAAYPEAHPQAKHFEADLENFIRKARAGADSAITQYFFNADCYFYFVERVRKAGVDIPIIPGIMPITNYTKLARFSDACGAEIPRWIRKQLEAYGDDSASIAAFGTEVITHMCERLLDGGAPGLHFYTLNQAEPSLAVWRNLKRS is encoded by the coding sequence ATGTCTCAGTTAATTAACGGAGCTCCAGTGAGCTTCGAATTCTTTCCGACCAAGACCGACGCCGGTCATGAAAAGCTTATCGCCGCGGCTCACGTCATGGCAGCAGAGAAACCCGAGTTCTTTTCGGTGACTTATGGTGCCGGTGGCTCGACGCGGGATCGCACGGTCAATACCGTGTTGCAGCTGGATCAGGAAGTGAAAATTCCGACCGCACCGCACTTGTCCTGCGTCGGCGACTCCAAGGAAGACCTGCGCAGCCTGCTCAACCAGTACCGTGAAGCAGGCATCAAGCGCATCGTGGCGCTGCGCGGCGACCTGCCGTCCGGTATGGGCCGGGCCTCCGGCGAACTGCGCTACGCCAACGAACTGGTGGAGTTCATTCGCCAGGAAACAGGTAATCATTTCACCATCGAGGTGGCGGCCTATCCTGAAGCTCATCCGCAGGCGAAGCACTTCGAGGCCGACCTGGAGAACTTCATCCGCAAGGCCAGGGCCGGTGCGGACAGCGCCATCACGCAGTACTTCTTCAACGCCGACTGCTATTTCTACTTCGTTGAGCGCGTACGCAAGGCTGGCGTGGATATCCCGATCATTCCGGGCATTATGCCGATCACCAACTACACCAAACTGGCGCGCTTTTCCGACGCCTGCGGTGCTGAAATTCCGCGCTGGATACGCAAGCAGCTGGAAGCTTACGGTGACGACAGCGCCAGCATCGCTGCATTCGGTACGGAGGTGATTACGCACATGTGTGAACGCCTGCTCGACGGCGGCGCGCCCGGGCTGCACTTCTATACGCTTAACCAGGCCGAACCGAGCCTGGCTGTTTGGCGCAATTTGAAACGCAGCTGA
- a CDS encoding universal stress protein gives MLKHCVLSVDYSEKWDKIFDHLPGIIKLLGVERLSLTHVVETHNRKRLEDNDAAIAHHLEKIEKRLRSELDVQVDHVVRHGFPAAELAAAARKLNADGIIALNRNHSAGRAALFGNVVLNLTRVSTVPVVVIPADAEQAVADSPLMLATDGSDSSRNAQRSFEKMLSRIDHGFVVWIKADEDDDHDEERVQPVLKYFAETYPKVQSRRIMGAPAEKLVSFAEQEHVALLIIGKRGNTPITELLVGSTAEAVARASHRPVLLIP, from the coding sequence ATGCTTAAGCACTGCGTTCTGAGCGTCGATTACTCGGAGAAATGGGACAAGATATTCGATCACCTCCCAGGCATCATCAAACTGCTCGGTGTCGAGCGACTGAGCCTGACCCACGTAGTCGAAACGCATAATCGCAAGCGACTGGAAGACAATGACGCAGCGATTGCCCACCATCTGGAGAAAATCGAAAAGCGCCTCCGAAGCGAGCTTGATGTGCAGGTGGATCATGTCGTCCGCCATGGCTTCCCTGCTGCGGAACTGGCGGCAGCCGCGCGCAAGCTCAATGCTGACGGGATCATCGCACTGAACCGTAACCACTCGGCAGGGCGCGCCGCGCTGTTTGGCAATGTGGTGCTGAATCTGACCCGCGTAAGCACTGTACCGGTAGTCGTCATTCCTGCCGATGCGGAACAGGCCGTGGCTGACTCACCGCTAATGCTGGCGACCGACGGTTCTGACTCCTCGCGTAACGCTCAGCGCAGCTTCGAGAAGATGCTGAGCAGGATCGATCATGGCTTTGTCGTCTGGATAAAAGCCGATGAGGATGACGATCATGACGAAGAGCGGGTGCAACCGGTACTGAAATACTTCGCCGAGACCTACCCCAAGGTGCAATCCCGGCGAATCATGGGGGCCCCCGCAGAAAAACTGGTGTCATTCGCCGAACAGGAACATGTGGCGCTACTGATCATCGGCAAGCGCGGGAACACGCCCATTACCGAGTTACTGGTCGGCAGTACAGCTGAAGCGGTGGCCAGGGCAAGTCACCGTCCCGTGTTGCTGATTCCCTGA
- a CDS encoding ABC transporter ATP-binding protein, with amino-acid sequence MIETHAVSKRYGDTLVVDNVSLSIPRGGFTSIIGPNGAGKSTLLSMISRLTPMSSGSVMVDGMDVTRTPGSVLAQRLSILRQDNQTSLRLTVRDLVAFGRFPHSGGRLTAEDHRHVDEAMAYLRLDDYRDRPIDELSGGQRQRAYVAMVMCQDTEYVLLDEPLNNIDMRFAVDMMQLLRRAADEKGKTVVVVLHDINFASCYSDHIIAMQHGKPAYQGTPQDIIRDEVLRDLYEMDISVHEVDGQRICVYFRMG; translated from the coding sequence ATGATCGAAACCCATGCAGTATCCAAACGGTATGGCGACACGCTGGTGGTCGACAACGTTTCTCTGAGTATTCCCCGGGGCGGCTTCACGTCCATCATCGGTCCCAACGGTGCGGGCAAATCGACGCTGCTATCGATGATCAGCCGCCTGACGCCGATGTCGTCCGGCAGCGTCATGGTCGACGGTATGGATGTAACCCGCACGCCCGGAAGCGTGCTGGCACAGAGGCTATCGATCCTGCGTCAGGATAACCAGACGTCTCTACGGCTGACCGTACGCGATCTGGTAGCCTTCGGCCGCTTCCCGCATTCGGGCGGGCGCCTGACCGCCGAGGATCATCGCCATGTCGACGAGGCCATGGCGTATCTGCGGCTGGATGACTACCGCGACCGGCCCATCGACGAGTTATCCGGCGGGCAGCGACAGCGTGCCTATGTCGCGATGGTCATGTGTCAGGACACCGAATACGTGCTGCTCGACGAGCCCCTGAATAACATCGACATGCGCTTCGCCGTGGACATGATGCAGCTGTTGCGCCGGGCTGCGGACGAGAAGGGCAAGACGGTCGTGGTCGTGCTCCACGACATCAACTTTGCCTCCTGCTATTCCGACCACATCATCGCGATGCAGCACGGCAAACCGGCGTATCAGGGGACGCCACAGGACATCATTCGCGATGAGGTATTGCGCGATCTGTATGAAATGGACATCAGCGTGCATGAGGTGGATGGGCAGCGGATCTGTGTTTATTTCCGGATGGGGTGA
- the metK gene encoding methionine adenosyltransferase, protein MSDYSIFTSESVSEGHPDKLADQISDAVLDAIISEDKYARVACETMVKTGVAIVGGEITTSAWVDLEDLVRSVIKDVGYTSSEVGYDAETCGVINIIGKQSPDIAQGVDRQKPEDQGAGDQGLMFGYASNETDVLMPAPVTFAHRLVERQAEVRKNGTLNWLRPDAKSQVTCRYDNGKVVGIDAIVLSTQHNPEIEQADLREAVMETIVKHVIPAELLHADTQYHINPTGKFVIGGPVGDCGLTGRKIIVDTYGGMARHGGGAFSGKDPSKVDRSAAYAGRYVAKNIVAAGLAERCEIQVSYAIGVAQPTSVSINTFGTGKISDDKIIQLVRAHFDLRPYAITRMLDLLHPMYRATAAYGHFGRTPFEMTVKGDTFTAFPWEKTDLADTLKAEAGL, encoded by the coding sequence ATGAGCGACTACTCGATTTTCACTTCTGAATCCGTCTCGGAAGGCCATCCGGACAAACTGGCTGATCAGATCTCCGACGCTGTGCTGGACGCCATCATCAGCGAAGACAAATACGCGCGGGTGGCGTGCGAAACCATGGTCAAGACCGGTGTGGCGATCGTCGGCGGTGAAATCACCACCAGCGCCTGGGTTGACCTGGAAGACCTGGTCCGCAGCGTGATCAAGGACGTGGGCTACACCTCCTCCGAGGTCGGTTATGACGCGGAGACCTGCGGTGTCATCAATATCATCGGCAAGCAGTCACCCGATATTGCACAGGGCGTCGACCGCCAGAAGCCTGAAGACCAGGGTGCCGGCGATCAGGGTCTGATGTTCGGCTACGCCAGCAACGAGACCGACGTGCTGATGCCTGCACCGGTGACCTTTGCTCACCGTCTGGTCGAGCGCCAGGCAGAGGTGCGTAAGAACGGCACGCTGAACTGGCTGCGCCCCGATGCGAAATCCCAGGTCACCTGCCGCTATGACAACGGCAAGGTCGTGGGTATTGACGCGATCGTCCTGTCCACCCAGCACAATCCCGAAATCGAACAGGCTGACCTGCGCGAAGCGGTGATGGAAACCATCGTCAAGCACGTGATTCCAGCGGAGCTGCTGCACGCGGACACCCAATACCACATCAACCCGACCGGCAAGTTCGTGATTGGCGGCCCGGTAGGTGATTGTGGTCTGACCGGCCGCAAGATCATCGTTGACACTTACGGCGGCATGGCTCGCCACGGTGGCGGCGCGTTTTCCGGCAAGGATCCGTCCAAGGTCGACCGCAGCGCCGCGTACGCCGGCCGCTATGTCGCGAAGAACATCGTCGCCGCCGGCCTGGCCGAGCGTTGCGAAATTCAGGTGTCCTACGCCATCGGCGTGGCACAACCGACGTCTGTCTCGATCAACACCTTCGGTACCGGCAAGATCAGCGACGACAAGATCATCCAGCTGGTCCGTGCGCATTTCGATCTGCGCCCCTATGCGATTACCCGCATGCTGGACCTGTTGCACCCGATGTATCGCGCTACCGCGGCTTACGGGCACTTCGGTCGGACACCTTTTGAAATGACAGTCAAGGGCGACACCTTCACTGCCTTCCCCTGGGAGAAGACAGATCTGGCGGACACCTTGAAAGCGGAAGCGGGACTCTAG
- the ahcY gene encoding adenosylhomocysteinase, producing the protein MSAVMNDKEFNDYKVADISLADWGRREIIIAESEMPALLALRRKYAGEQPLKGAKILGCIHMTIQTAVLIETLTALGAEVRWSSCNIFSTQDQAAAAIAAASIPVFAWKGETEEEYEWCLEQTILKDGKPWDANMVLDDGGDLTQLLHDKYPQVLEKVHGVTEETTTGVHRLQDMLRKGTLKIPAINVNDSVTKSKNDNKYGCRHSLNDAIKRATDHLLSGKQALVIGYGDVGKGSAASLRQEGMIVKVSEVDPICAMQACMDGYEVVSPYKNGLNEGTDTCVNADLLGKIDLIVTTTGNANVCDAAMLKALKKRAVVCNIGHFDNEIDTAFMRKNWGWEEVKPQVHKIHRTGNAIDAANDDYLILLAEGRLVNLGNATGHPSRIMDGSFANQVLAQIHLFNEKFADLPVVEKSKNVTVMVLPKKLDEEVALEMVKGFGGVITQLTPEQADYIGVNQEGPFKPDSYRY; encoded by the coding sequence ATGAGTGCAGTAATGAACGATAAAGAATTCAACGACTATAAAGTGGCCGATATCAGCCTCGCCGACTGGGGCCGCCGCGAGATCATCATCGCCGAATCCGAAATGCCCGCACTGCTGGCGCTGCGTCGCAAATATGCCGGCGAGCAGCCTCTCAAGGGCGCAAAGATTCTGGGCTGCATTCACATGACTATCCAGACTGCCGTGCTGATCGAGACGCTCACAGCGCTGGGCGCCGAAGTACGCTGGTCTTCCTGCAACATTTTCTCCACGCAGGATCAGGCCGCTGCCGCCATCGCCGCCGCCAGCATTCCGGTTTTCGCCTGGAAAGGCGAGACCGAAGAAGAATACGAATGGTGTCTGGAGCAGACCATCCTCAAGGACGGCAAGCCATGGGACGCGAACATGGTGCTGGACGACGGCGGTGATCTGACCCAGCTGCTCCACGACAAATATCCGCAGGTGCTGGAAAAAGTACACGGTGTGACCGAAGAAACCACCACCGGCGTGCACCGTCTGCAGGACATGCTCAGGAAAGGCACGCTGAAGATCCCGGCGATCAACGTCAACGATTCCGTCACCAAGAGCAAGAACGACAACAAGTACGGTTGCCGTCACAGCCTGAACGATGCAATCAAGCGCGCCACCGATCACCTGCTGTCAGGAAAGCAGGCACTGGTCATCGGTTACGGCGACGTGGGCAAGGGTTCTGCCGCATCGCTGCGCCAGGAAGGCATGATCGTCAAGGTCAGCGAAGTCGACCCGATCTGTGCCATGCAGGCATGTATGGACGGCTATGAAGTCGTTTCCCCCTACAAGAACGGCCTCAACGAAGGCACCGACACCTGCGTTAACGCTGACCTGCTGGGCAAGATCGATCTGATCGTGACCACTACAGGCAATGCCAACGTGTGCGACGCTGCCATGCTGAAAGCGCTTAAAAAGCGTGCAGTGGTATGTAACATTGGTCACTTCGATAATGAAATCGACACCGCCTTCATGCGCAAGAACTGGGGCTGGGAAGAGGTCAAGCCGCAGGTTCACAAGATTCACCGCACCGGCAACGCTATCGATGCTGCGAACGATGACTACCTGATCCTGCTCGCCGAGGGCCGCCTGGTTAACCTGGGCAACGCTACCGGGCACCCCAGCCGCATCATGGATGGCTCCTTCGCCAACCAGGTACTGGCCCAGATCCACCTGTTCAACGAGAAATTTGCCGACCTGCCAGTCGTCGAGAAGTCCAAGAACGTTACCGTCATGGTCCTGCCGAAGAAGCTGGATGAAGAAGTGGCACTGGAGATGGTCAAGGGCTTCGGCGGCGTCATCACGCAGCTGACACCGGAACAGGCCGACTACATTGGCGTGAACCAGGAAGGACCGTTCAAGCCGGACTCCTACCGTTATTAA
- a CDS encoding iron chelate uptake ABC transporter family permease subunit, protein MTHNLSFATTGSPSRATLWLVLLLVLVVVLGLCSLNVGASRMNLLNVFGADPDDRVSKLLFVSRLPRTLALILAGAALAVAGAILQMMARNRLLDTSTTGPMEAAALGMLVLAILLPEGLPLWARFLVVSSFAAGGILLFLGVLKRMPLRSALIVPLVGLVIAAVVHTGSSLLAHHFDLAQSLRAWGSGDFSAVLRGRYELLWIAAALTIAAMLLADRFTVIGMGRDFATNVGVNYTRLLAAGVLLVSLIVGSVVVTAGVIPFIGLVAPNLVRLITGDNLRRAIPLIALMGAAVLLSADLLGRLLIHPYEVPSSNILSIAGCLIFLVILLHGRSRWA, encoded by the coding sequence ATGACCCACAACCTCTCTTTTGCCACCACAGGGTCGCCTTCACGGGCGACCCTGTGGCTGGTTCTACTGCTCGTGCTGGTCGTTGTACTCGGGCTGTGCAGTCTGAATGTCGGCGCCAGCCGCATGAATCTGCTCAATGTCTTCGGCGCCGATCCGGATGACCGTGTCTCCAAGCTCCTGTTTGTAAGCCGCCTGCCGCGCACGCTTGCGCTGATCCTTGCTGGTGCAGCATTGGCTGTGGCGGGCGCGATTTTGCAGATGATGGCGCGCAACCGCTTGCTCGATACTTCCACCACCGGCCCGATGGAAGCGGCAGCCCTGGGTATGCTGGTGCTGGCCATTCTGCTGCCGGAGGGCCTGCCACTCTGGGCGCGCTTTCTGGTAGTGAGCAGCTTTGCCGCGGGCGGGATTCTGCTGTTTCTGGGTGTGCTGAAACGCATGCCGCTGCGCTCGGCACTGATCGTCCCGCTGGTCGGATTGGTTATCGCTGCAGTGGTCCATACCGGTAGTAGTCTGCTGGCGCACCATTTTGATCTGGCCCAATCGTTGCGCGCCTGGGGCAGCGGAGATTTCTCCGCGGTGTTGCGCGGGCGTTACGAACTGCTATGGATTGCCGCTGCATTGACCATCGCGGCGATGCTGTTGGCGGACCGATTTACCGTGATCGGCATGGGCCGTGATTTTGCCACCAATGTCGGCGTCAATTACACGCGCCTGCTTGCCGCGGGTGTACTGCTGGTATCGCTGATAGTCGGCAGCGTCGTGGTCACCGCAGGCGTCATACCTTTCATTGGCCTGGTAGCGCCGAACCTGGTGCGACTGATTACCGGAGACAATCTGCGGCGGGCCATTCCATTGATCGCCTTGATGGGCGCGGCCGTGTTGCTGAGTGCAGATCTGCTGGGGCGTCTGTTGATTCATCCCTATGAAGTTCCGTCATCGAACATTCTGTCGATCGCCGGCTGCCTGATATTTCTCGTCATTCTGCTGCACGGGAGGTCCCGGTGGGCATAG
- a CDS encoding acyl-CoA dehydrogenase has product MAHSKASFNWSDPLLLDQQLTEEERMVRDSAAQYCQQKLMPRVLESFRHEQTDAAIFREMGELGLLGATIPEQYGGSGLNYVCYGLIAREVERVDSGYRSMMSVQSSLVMVPINEFGTEEQKQKYLPKLASGEFIGCFGLTEPNHGSDPGSMVTRARKVDGGYRLTGAKMWITNSPIADVFVVWAKTEDDVIRGFILEKGWEGLSAPAIKGKVGLRTSITGEIVMEDVFVPEENLMPGVTGLRGPFTCLNSARYGIAWGALGAAEFCWHTARQYTLDRMQFGRPLAQTQLVQKKLADMQTEITMALQGCLRLGRMKDEGTAAVEITSIMKRNSCGKSLDIARVARDMLGGNGISDEFGVIRHVVNLEVVNTYEGTHDVHALILGRAQTGLQAFF; this is encoded by the coding sequence ATGGCCCATTCCAAAGCAAGTTTCAACTGGAGCGATCCCCTGTTGCTGGACCAGCAGCTGACCGAAGAAGAGCGCATGGTGCGCGATTCTGCCGCCCAGTACTGCCAGCAGAAGCTGATGCCACGGGTCCTTGAGTCGTTCCGTCATGAGCAGACTGATGCTGCTATCTTCCGTGAAATGGGCGAGCTGGGTCTGCTTGGTGCGACCATCCCCGAGCAGTACGGCGGAAGCGGTCTGAACTATGTCTGCTACGGTCTGATCGCCCGTGAAGTCGAGCGCGTTGATTCCGGTTACCGCTCCATGATGAGCGTCCAGTCCTCGCTGGTGATGGTCCCGATCAACGAGTTCGGTACCGAAGAGCAGAAGCAGAAGTATCTGCCCAAGCTGGCCAGCGGCGAGTTCATCGGTTGTTTTGGTCTGACCGAGCCGAACCACGGTTCTGATCCGGGTTCCATGGTGACTCGCGCGCGCAAGGTAGACGGCGGTTATCGCCTGACCGGTGCGAAGATGTGGATCACCAACAGCCCGATCGCAGACGTGTTCGTTGTCTGGGCCAAGACTGAAGATGACGTGATCCGCGGCTTCATCCTGGAAAAAGGCTGGGAAGGTCTGAGCGCTCCGGCAATCAAGGGCAAGGTGGGTCTGCGTACCTCCATTACTGGCGAGATCGTGATGGAAGACGTGTTCGTACCTGAAGAGAACCTGATGCCTGGCGTAACCGGCCTGCGTGGTCCGTTCACCTGTCTGAACTCTGCACGTTACGGTATCGCCTGGGGCGCACTGGGCGCGGCTGAGTTCTGCTGGCACACCGCTCGTCAGTACACACTCGACCGCATGCAGTTCGGTCGTCCGCTGGCGCAAACCCAGTTGGTACAGAAGAAGCTGGCCGACATGCAGACCGAGATCACCATGGCGCTGCAGGGCTGTCTGCGTCTTGGCCGCATGAAGGATGAAGGCACTGCCGCCGTTGAGATCACCTCGATCATGAAGCGTAACTCCTGTGGCAAGTCCCTGGACATCGCCCGTGTCGCCCGCGACATGCTGGGTGGTAACGGTATTTCCGACGAGTTCGGTGTGATCCGCCACGTGGTCAACCTTGAGGTGGTTAACACCTACGAAGGTACCCACGATGTGCACGCGCTGATCCTGGGTCGCGCACAGACCGGCTTGCAGGCATTCTTCTAA
- a CDS encoding cytochrome c, which yields MPAVPIFKLFVPVALSLALIGCAEEVDPDSPEGKRQALFKQMLHHSEPMGGMFSDRLPYDAEVFAEHARQLDAIADAPWEHFPEPGDSTQPTDALPEIWSEPLAFSLRVEDFQNASAMLVAAVEEGAEDPEKVRDPLRAVQQSCKACHDDFRR from the coding sequence ATGCCTGCTGTTCCAATCTTCAAGTTATTCGTACCTGTTGCGCTGTCCCTTGCGCTCATCGGCTGCGCCGAAGAAGTCGATCCTGATTCACCCGAGGGCAAGCGCCAGGCCCTGTTCAAGCAGATGCTCCACCACAGCGAGCCCATGGGCGGCATGTTCAGCGACCGCCTGCCCTATGATGCAGAAGTCTTTGCTGAGCATGCGCGCCAGCTTGATGCCATCGCGGACGCGCCCTGGGAGCACTTCCCTGAACCAGGCGATTCAACCCAGCCGACCGATGCCCTGCCGGAAATCTGGTCCGAACCGCTGGCCTTTTCTCTGCGGGTCGAAGACTTCCAGAACGCCAGCGCCATGCTTGTGGCGGCCGTTGAAGAGGGCGCAGAGGATCCGGAAAAAGTCCGGGACCCGCTGCGCGCCGTACAGCAATCCTGCAAAGCCTGTCACGATGATTTCCGCCGTTAG
- a CDS encoding iron chelate uptake ABC transporter family permease subunit, producing MGIGQQRDPAALRLAILAGLTLLCVVGFMTLNVQSDWAFIVEYRGSRLAAMLLAACAIGVSTVLFQTITHSRLLTPSLMGFDVLYVLVQTLGMLLLGGELAQWSPSLRFAVQVLIMVALALVLFRLLFSGSVRSLHLMILLGMLAGMLFRELSELGGRVLDPSEFGISQGIAQASFGRMNTELLAVAAAVLVLACLLLMRWRRTLDVLALGRDIAINLGIAFERVVLGVMAVVAILVSVATVLVGPTLFFGLLIANLAYWFTGSQRHRWTLPASVMAGVICLVGGQLLLEHVFASTLPLALVIELAGGLLFIALLMRGVRQ from the coding sequence GTGGGCATAGGACAACAGCGGGATCCTGCTGCGCTTCGCCTGGCGATACTGGCGGGTCTTACCCTGCTGTGTGTGGTGGGCTTCATGACACTGAACGTGCAGAGCGACTGGGCTTTCATTGTCGAATACCGAGGTAGCCGACTGGCGGCCATGCTGCTCGCCGCCTGCGCTATTGGCGTCTCCACCGTGCTGTTCCAGACCATCACTCACAGCCGCCTGCTGACACCGTCGCTGATGGGGTTCGATGTGCTGTACGTGCTGGTGCAGACGCTGGGTATGCTGCTGCTCGGCGGTGAACTGGCACAATGGTCACCCTCGCTGCGCTTCGCCGTGCAGGTGTTGATCATGGTGGCGTTGGCTTTGGTGCTGTTTCGGCTGCTGTTTTCCGGATCGGTGCGCAGTCTGCACCTGATGATCCTGCTCGGTATGCTCGCCGGCATGCTGTTTCGCGAATTATCCGAGTTGGGCGGTCGGGTTCTGGATCCCAGCGAGTTCGGTATCAGTCAGGGCATCGCCCAGGCCAGTTTCGGTCGCATGAATACGGAGTTGCTGGCCGTCGCCGCCGCGGTGCTTGTGCTGGCGTGCCTGTTACTGATGCGCTGGCGTCGCACACTGGATGTGCTGGCGCTGGGGCGGGATATCGCAATCAATCTGGGCATCGCCTTCGAACGCGTCGTACTGGGCGTGATGGCGGTGGTCGCCATACTGGTCTCTGTCGCCACCGTACTGGTCGGGCCGACGCTGTTCTTCGGCTTGCTGATAGCCAATCTGGCCTACTGGTTTACCGGCTCGCAACGCCACCGCTGGACGCTTCCGGCAAGCGTGATGGCCGGTGTGATCTGTCTGGTCGGCGGCCAGTTGCTGCTGGAACATGTTTTTGCCTCAACCTTGCCGCTGGCCTTGGTCATTGAACTGGCCGGCGGGTTGCTGTTCATAGCGCTGCTGATGCGCGGAGTCAGACAATGA
- a CDS encoding DUF3617 family protein: MSQAQTIIPQPEPGLWRSHATTLVNGRDAQADIRKQQEAVLEQLPPEQRAQMEATLESEEDLRTTTDCITAEDAALMINPQALLAEAQQSMSGCDLQIEQDGESRLAFHGTCSGDHGFVGDMRGDLEMISSREMRSSFSGKSNHAATSKDDEPVRIEHTEVSKWVAEDCGALATPGNTTE, from the coding sequence ATGTCGCAAGCTCAAACCATTATTCCGCAACCCGAGCCTGGGCTCTGGCGCAGTCACGCAACTACGCTGGTCAACGGCAGGGACGCTCAGGCTGATATCCGCAAACAGCAGGAAGCCGTGCTGGAACAACTGCCTCCCGAACAGCGCGCCCAGATGGAAGCCACGCTGGAATCAGAAGAAGACCTGCGCACCACCACCGACTGCATAACCGCTGAAGATGCCGCCCTGATGATCAATCCGCAGGCGCTGCTGGCTGAAGCACAGCAAAGCATGAGCGGCTGTGATCTGCAGATCGAACAGGACGGAGAGTCGCGCCTTGCCTTCCATGGTACCTGCTCAGGCGATCATGGCTTTGTCGGTGACATGCGTGGTGATCTGGAAATGATCAGCAGCCGTGAGATGCGCTCCTCCTTCTCGGGCAAGAGTAATCACGCCGCCACATCCAAAGACGATGAGCCTGTGCGGATTGAGCATACGGAAGTATCGAAATGGGTAGCAGAAGATTGCGGCGCACTCGCTACACCGGGCAATACGACAGAATGA